One Thalassotalea hakodatensis DNA segment encodes these proteins:
- a CDS encoding GH92 family glycosyl hydrolase — MKKRIMLSAAALLLTLGCSQNQLGKSNSKQSVKPEQTVDVLSYVDPFIGTGGHGHTFPGATVPFGMVQLSPDNLTKERWDWTSGYHYSDDTLLGFSHTHLSGTGVGDLLDILVMPFVSNYPENTNNDVGHLYAKYKKEDEKASAGYYSVYLPQEDIKAELTATARVGVHKYQFGDEGKPQILVDLGYAQNFDKAVDTYFRIENNTTLVGYRKSTGWAKFQPVYFVMEFSEAFSAQLFNEKKMVSGDSIQAEKSEAVLSFAQLKNKSVTVKVGISYASIEGARKNIAIEVPFFDFDKTKLAAERLWRDQLNKIQVKDNNEIEKTKFYTALYHAFMAPHSFSDANGEYYGADGKTHVAEGYNRYTLFSLWDTFRALHPLLTITNPELVDDLIKSMMAFYDESGVLPTWDLMSNETDVMIGYHAVPVIVDAYLKGLTTVDPEKLLQASKTSAMQNRFGIDLFDKYGYIPSELEVEAVSKSLEYAYDDWAIAELAKAIGKEDDYQYFTKRAQSYKNLFDKRVGFMRGKDQSGQWVENFSPTHVDHRTTDYTEANAWQYTWFVPHDIDGLKSLFGSEQAFVNKLDQLFTVSSEMEGDVSPDISGLIGQYAHGNEPCHHIPYLYAFTDQKWKGEARIKEIRKTMYRADPDGLAGNDDVGQMSAWYIFSSLGFYPVNPADGKYIFGTPLFDEVTLTLANDQKFTIKQLGSTGENFVDNIDLNGQKLNRNHITHDELKRSGHLTFSFQSRERD; from the coding sequence TCAAAATCAGTTGGGTAAATCAAACTCAAAACAGTCGGTTAAACCAGAACAGACCGTTGATGTTCTATCCTATGTGGACCCCTTTATTGGTACTGGTGGCCACGGCCATACATTCCCTGGTGCTACAGTACCTTTTGGTATGGTTCAACTTAGCCCTGATAATTTGACGAAAGAAAGATGGGACTGGACTTCTGGTTATCACTACTCTGACGATACTTTGTTAGGTTTCAGTCATACCCATTTATCGGGTACTGGAGTTGGCGATTTATTGGATATTTTGGTGATGCCTTTTGTATCAAACTATCCTGAAAACACTAATAATGACGTTGGTCATCTGTATGCAAAATATAAAAAGGAAGATGAAAAAGCGTCAGCAGGTTATTACTCTGTTTATTTACCGCAAGAAGATATTAAAGCTGAATTAACGGCAACTGCTCGTGTTGGTGTGCACAAATATCAATTTGGTGACGAGGGGAAACCACAAATACTCGTAGACTTAGGATACGCACAAAATTTTGATAAAGCTGTTGATACCTATTTTCGTATTGAAAATAACACCACGTTAGTTGGTTATCGGAAATCAACTGGTTGGGCTAAATTTCAACCTGTGTACTTTGTGATGGAATTTAGTGAAGCGTTTTCAGCTCAGCTATTTAATGAAAAGAAAATGGTATCAGGCGATAGTATTCAAGCAGAAAAAAGTGAAGCTGTACTAAGTTTTGCTCAACTAAAGAATAAAAGCGTCACCGTTAAAGTAGGTATTTCATATGCCAGTATTGAAGGCGCTCGTAAAAATATTGCCATTGAAGTACCGTTTTTTGACTTTGATAAAACTAAGTTAGCAGCAGAGCGCTTATGGCGGGATCAGCTGAATAAAATTCAAGTAAAAGATAATAATGAAATAGAGAAAACAAAGTTCTACACTGCACTCTATCATGCATTCATGGCGCCACATTCATTTAGTGATGCCAATGGTGAATATTACGGCGCTGATGGAAAAACTCATGTTGCTGAGGGGTATAACCGTTATACATTATTTTCTCTATGGGATACTTTTCGTGCGTTACACCCATTATTGACGATCACTAATCCGGAATTAGTAGATGATTTAATAAAATCGATGATGGCCTTTTACGATGAGTCAGGGGTGTTGCCAACTTGGGATCTGATGTCGAATGAAACAGATGTGATGATTGGTTACCATGCGGTTCCCGTAATCGTTGATGCTTACTTAAAGGGCTTAACGACAGTTGATCCTGAAAAATTGTTACAAGCAAGCAAAACATCTGCAATGCAAAATAGGTTTGGTATCGATTTGTTCGACAAATATGGCTATATCCCTTCAGAATTAGAAGTTGAGGCTGTTTCTAAATCTTTAGAATATGCCTACGATGATTGGGCAATTGCCGAATTAGCTAAAGCGATAGGCAAAGAGGATGACTATCAATATTTCACCAAACGAGCACAGTCCTATAAAAACTTGTTTGATAAACGTGTTGGTTTTATGCGTGGCAAAGATCAGTCAGGTCAATGGGTAGAAAACTTTAGCCCTACTCATGTTGATCATCGCACCACTGACTATACCGAAGCTAATGCGTGGCAATATACGTGGTTTGTTCCACATGATATAGATGGACTAAAGAGTTTATTTGGCAGTGAGCAAGCTTTTGTTAACAAATTAGACCAATTGTTTACGGTGAGCTCTGAAATGGAGGGTGATGTTTCACCGGATATTTCAGGACTTATCGGCCAATATGCCCATGGTAATGAGCCGTGCCACCATATTCCTTATTTATACGCTTTTACGGATCAAAAATGGAAAGGTGAAGCTCGAATAAAAGAAATTAGAAAAACAATGTATCGTGCGGATCCAGATGGTTTGGCGGGCAATGATGATGTTGGTCAAATGTCTGCTTGGTATATTTTCAGTTCACTTGGTTTCTACCCTGTAAATCCAGCTGATGGAAAGTATATTTTTGGCACGCCATTATTTGATGAAGTGACACTAACATTAGCCAATGACCAAAAGTTTACAATTAAACAGCTGGGCAGCACAGGTGAAAACTTTGTAGATAATATTGATCTAAATGGACAAAAGCTTAATCGTAACCATATTACACATGATGAACTTAAGCGGTCAGGTCATTTAACGTTTTCATTCCAGTCACGTGAGCGTGATTAA
- a CDS encoding BadF/BadG/BcrA/BcrD ATPase family protein: MKVASGEVFYAGIDGGGTHCRVRIESSCGQFLGQGIGGTANPSHGRATVILSIMTAFKEALKQAELSEEHYGQFVVGAGLAGLHLPRYLTMMQDWQHPFKAMYYTDDLHVATIGAHAGGDGAMVIVGTGFSALSLVNGVKTMIGGYGFLQADHCSGSWLGYQAVQKALLSYDGYAQPSLLCELVTQHFNASGYQLADTLAEAGARDFGAIAPLVFNAAAKGDVVAQQLIKDSCQFIVRTIDLLKNTNPPRITLLGGVARQLIPMLPVTLAKELSSPIHNAEQGAISFAKHMQLRAN, translated from the coding sequence ATGAAAGTAGCTAGTGGCGAAGTTTTTTATGCGGGTATAGATGGTGGTGGTACGCATTGTCGAGTGCGTATTGAATCGTCATGTGGTCAATTTCTCGGACAGGGTATCGGAGGCACAGCAAACCCTTCACATGGTCGAGCAACTGTTATTCTTTCGATTATGACAGCGTTTAAGGAAGCGCTAAAGCAAGCCGAACTTTCGGAAGAGCATTATGGACAGTTTGTCGTTGGCGCGGGGTTAGCCGGTTTACATTTACCTCGCTATCTGACGATGATGCAAGATTGGCAGCATCCGTTTAAAGCGATGTATTATACCGATGATTTACATGTCGCTACTATCGGTGCACATGCTGGTGGTGATGGAGCCATGGTTATTGTTGGCACAGGATTTAGCGCACTTTCTTTAGTCAATGGCGTGAAAACAATGATTGGCGGATATGGCTTTCTTCAAGCCGATCATTGCAGTGGTTCTTGGTTAGGTTATCAAGCGGTACAAAAAGCATTGTTATCATATGATGGTTATGCTCAGCCTAGCTTATTATGTGAACTGGTAACACAGCACTTTAATGCCAGTGGCTACCAGCTGGCTGATACATTAGCAGAAGCCGGCGCTAGAGATTTTGGCGCTATAGCCCCACTTGTATTCAATGCAGCTGCAAAAGGGGACGTTGTTGCACAACAACTGATTAAAGACAGTTGTCAGTTTATCGTTCGTACCATTGATTTATTGAAAAACACTAACCCACCAAGAATTACATTATTAGGAGGAGTTGCAAGGCAACTCATTCCTATGTTGCCTGTAACGCTTGCTAAAGAGCTATCCTCGCCAATACACAATGCAGAGCAAGGGGCAATTAGTTTTGCCAAACACATGCAATTAAGAGCCAATTAG
- a CDS encoding isoaspartyl peptidase/L-asparaginase family protein: protein MSSKREFLKFSLAGAATFSASGLFTGALGKSHPSEITAHHTEKKTVNKPIVVSTWQHGIAANKAAWQVLTTDGKAIDAVEKGVRVPEADPEVRTVGYGGYPDREGKVTLDACIMDENQNCGSVAFLQHIKHPISVARLVMDKTPHVMLVGEGALKFAKEQGFKEENLLTKKSEQDWRQWLVKSKYEPVINIENHDTIGMLALDKHGDLSGACTTSGAAFKMHGRVGDSPIIGAGLYVDNEVGAATATGMGELMIKTVGCHLVVEMMRQGMSPTQACQAAVERIAKKLGDYKDFQVGFLALNKSGEYGSFCIQSGFDYAVTSNKTNQLFNAASLL from the coding sequence ATGTCATCTAAAAGAGAGTTTTTGAAATTTTCATTGGCAGGTGCTGCAACGTTCAGTGCCTCAGGCCTTTTTACTGGGGCATTAGGAAAAAGCCACCCAAGTGAGATCACGGCGCATCATACAGAAAAAAAAACGGTTAATAAGCCGATTGTTGTTTCAACATGGCAACATGGTATCGCAGCAAATAAAGCCGCTTGGCAGGTATTAACTACTGATGGTAAAGCCATTGATGCTGTTGAAAAAGGCGTTAGAGTCCCCGAAGCAGATCCTGAGGTAAGAACCGTTGGTTATGGGGGCTACCCAGATAGAGAAGGGAAAGTAACGCTCGACGCCTGTATTATGGATGAAAATCAAAACTGTGGCTCAGTGGCTTTTTTACAGCATATTAAACATCCGATATCTGTTGCACGTTTAGTAATGGATAAAACGCCACATGTGATGCTTGTGGGAGAGGGAGCATTAAAATTTGCTAAAGAACAGGGATTTAAAGAAGAGAACCTGTTAACTAAAAAATCTGAGCAAGATTGGCGACAATGGTTAGTTAAATCAAAATATGAGCCAGTGATTAATATTGAGAACCACGACACAATTGGTATGTTAGCGCTAGATAAACACGGTGACCTTTCAGGTGCTTGTACTACGAGTGGAGCGGCATTCAAAATGCATGGCAGAGTTGGTGACTCGCCCATTATTGGTGCAGGGCTTTATGTTGACAATGAAGTTGGTGCAGCAACGGCGACGGGGATGGGGGAGCTGATGATAAAAACCGTAGGTTGTCATCTAGTGGTCGAAATGATGCGACAAGGTATGAGTCCAACCCAAGCTTGTCAAGCAGCGGTAGAGCGTATAGCAAAAAAACTAGGGGATTATAAAGACTTTCAAGTGGGCTTTTTAGCATTGAATAAGTCAGGAGAGTATGGCTCTTTTTGTATTCAATCAGGCTTTGATTATGCGGTTACAAGTAACAAAACCAACCAATTATTTAATGCAGCTAGCTTGCTATGA
- a CDS encoding glycoside hydrolase family 97 catalytic domain-containing protein, with amino-acid sequence MSICFAFGVCANDKYMIDSPDKRIKLTFSVKTGIAQYQVSYDRVELIKPSTLGFKFQSQANMLANFVVESTDVSEVNAPWKKVWGQTSTAENHYRQLKVVLSESGEFPRRLHLYFRLFNDGLGFRYEFPEQKNLTTFAITSEETEFAFTDNYTTWWTPGDYDSYEHLYKKTPLSQITAVNTPITMKDKNDVFLSIHEAALTNYAGMTLIKKNGQALRLTSDLVPWPDGIKVKGKAPFKTPWRTIQIAKRAADLIESNLIENLNEPSVITDSSWIKPMKYIGIWWGMHMRKYTWESGPKHGATTENTKSYIDFAKQHGIGGVLVEGWNQGWETWHTGHNVQDFTTAYDDFDLAEVVQYGRKNNIALIGHHETGGNIPMYEQQMEAAFKLYNEVGVHAIKTGYAGKMHPEGVFHHGQQMVNHYRRVVELAAKYRIMVNAHEPIKPTGIRRTYPNMMTREGGRGMEWNGWSEGNSPEHTVTLPFTRLLAGPMDYTPGIFNIQFDPHGQYRVHSTLAKQLAMFVVLYSPMQMAADMIENYHEQPAFKFIEEAPTSWDETNVLQGEIGDFITMARRSGEQWFIGSMTDEHPRTVSVSLDFLEEDTSYIAWAYSDAMTTDFQDSPADLEINELVVNKGDQLTIAMASGGGHAFYLTPAKKGIDFQRLTVTQHNELAREKMLKFEQGKKYGEITQVKHLAINKTIRLLTQYDQGYIGGDNNALIDGVKGGSDYKTLWQGYRKKDLSVVIDLGELTHVSSIDIGFLQSILHSIMLPTEVRFSQSEDGNNFTLLGKESYETKANVPDYQQKKFQVAFTPKRMRYIKVTAKNMSTLPQWHIRPGQEAFIFADEIIVK; translated from the coding sequence ATGAGTATTTGTTTTGCTTTTGGTGTTTGTGCTAATGACAAATATATGATTGATTCTCCAGATAAGCGTATTAAATTAACTTTTTCAGTAAAAACAGGTATAGCACAATATCAAGTATCTTATGACAGAGTTGAGTTGATCAAACCTTCAACGTTAGGGTTTAAATTTCAATCACAAGCAAACATGCTAGCAAACTTTGTCGTGGAATCTACTGACGTTAGCGAAGTAAATGCACCATGGAAAAAAGTTTGGGGGCAAACAAGCACAGCAGAAAACCACTATCGACAACTGAAGGTTGTGCTTAGTGAGTCAGGTGAGTTCCCTCGTCGATTACATCTTTATTTTCGTCTTTTTAATGATGGTTTAGGGTTTCGTTATGAATTTCCGGAACAAAAAAACCTAACAACCTTTGCCATAACATCAGAAGAAACCGAATTTGCTTTTACGGATAATTATACGACTTGGTGGACTCCTGGCGATTATGATAGTTATGAGCATTTATACAAAAAAACACCACTATCGCAAATAACGGCGGTGAATACACCCATTACCATGAAAGATAAAAATGATGTTTTCTTAAGTATTCATGAAGCAGCTTTAACTAACTATGCTGGGATGACGTTAATTAAAAAAAACGGGCAAGCATTACGATTAACGAGTGACTTAGTGCCTTGGCCTGACGGTATAAAAGTTAAAGGAAAAGCCCCTTTTAAAACACCATGGCGAACCATTCAAATTGCTAAACGTGCCGCTGATTTAATTGAATCCAACTTAATAGAAAATTTAAATGAGCCGAGCGTTATTACCGACAGTTCTTGGATAAAACCTATGAAATATATCGGTATCTGGTGGGGGATGCACATGAGGAAATATACATGGGAGTCAGGACCAAAGCATGGCGCTACTACTGAAAATACTAAATCCTACATTGATTTTGCTAAGCAGCATGGTATCGGCGGCGTTTTAGTGGAGGGATGGAATCAAGGCTGGGAAACATGGCATACAGGCCACAATGTACAAGACTTTACTACGGCTTATGATGACTTTGACTTAGCTGAGGTTGTTCAATACGGTAGAAAAAATAATATCGCTTTAATTGGTCATCATGAAACAGGTGGCAATATTCCTATGTATGAGCAACAAATGGAAGCTGCTTTTAAACTCTATAATGAGGTAGGTGTTCATGCAATTAAAACAGGCTATGCTGGAAAAATGCACCCTGAAGGTGTTTTTCATCATGGCCAACAGATGGTTAATCATTACCGAAGAGTAGTAGAGCTTGCTGCTAAATACCGCATTATGGTGAATGCACATGAACCGATAAAGCCGACAGGAATACGACGAACTTATCCGAATATGATGACACGTGAAGGAGGACGTGGAATGGAGTGGAATGGCTGGAGTGAAGGGAATTCACCGGAACACACGGTAACATTACCTTTTACTAGGTTACTTGCAGGTCCTATGGACTATACCCCTGGAATTTTTAATATTCAATTTGATCCGCACGGTCAATATCGAGTGCATTCTACTTTGGCTAAACAGCTTGCCATGTTCGTTGTTTTGTATAGTCCAATGCAAATGGCGGCAGACATGATTGAAAACTATCATGAACAACCTGCCTTTAAGTTCATAGAAGAAGCTCCTACTTCATGGGATGAAACAAATGTACTTCAAGGTGAAATTGGTGATTTTATTACGATGGCTCGCCGGTCAGGAGAACAATGGTTTATAGGGAGTATGACAGATGAACATCCTAGGACGGTAAGTGTTTCTTTGGATTTTCTTGAGGAAGATACAAGTTACATTGCGTGGGCATACTCAGACGCTATGACAACAGATTTTCAAGATTCTCCAGCAGATCTAGAAATTAATGAGCTTGTTGTAAACAAGGGGGATCAATTAACAATTGCTATGGCCAGTGGAGGTGGACACGCTTTTTATCTTACCCCTGCTAAAAAAGGAATTGATTTTCAACGTTTAACGGTTACTCAGCATAATGAATTGGCTCGTGAAAAGATGTTAAAATTTGAGCAAGGTAAAAAATATGGTGAGATCACTCAGGTTAAACACCTTGCTATCAATAAAACTATTCGCTTATTGACACAATATGATCAGGGTTATATTGGCGGTGACAATAATGCATTAATTGATGGTGTAAAAGGTGGCTCAGATTATAAAACGTTGTGGCAAGGCTATCGTAAAAAAGATTTATCGGTAGTGATAGATCTGGGGGAACTAACACACGTGTCATCGATTGACATTGGCTTTTTACAAAGTATTCTTCACTCCATTATGCTGCCAACAGAGGTACGCTTTTCGCAATCAGAAGACGGGAATAATTTTACTCTGCTGGGTAAAGAATCCTATGAAACAAAAGCCAATGTCCCTGATTATCAGCAAAAAAAGTTTCAAGTTGCATTTACGCCTAAAAGAATGCGTTACATAAAAGTCACTGCAAAAAATATGTCGACGTTACCACAATGGCATATCCGTCCAGGGCAAGAAGCATTTATATTTGCTGATGAAATTATCGTTAAATAG
- a CDS encoding fumarylacetoacetate hydrolase family protein produces the protein MLNSINIGARDETPSNIFCIGRNYVAHIEELGNQVPAEMVVFNKPNSAISTELLSFHDEPLHYEAELCFIVEKGKFTAVGAGIDLTKRLLQAKLKSNGLPWERAKAFKGSAVFSDFVHISPNDIDDTLRLELSINGNIVQQGGVQLMMYKPVDILSELATYTVLNDGDIVMTGTPKGVGIISKGALFDARVYSENRLLVSKNWTAK, from the coding sequence ATGTTAAATTCAATAAATATTGGAGCTCGTGACGAAACTCCATCGAACATTTTCTGTATCGGACGTAATTATGTTGCTCATATTGAAGAACTTGGTAATCAAGTACCAGCAGAAATGGTTGTTTTTAATAAACCTAACTCGGCAATATCAACTGAACTTCTTTCGTTCCATGATGAACCACTACATTATGAAGCCGAACTTTGTTTTATTGTTGAAAAAGGAAAGTTTACAGCAGTAGGGGCTGGTATTGATCTTACTAAGCGGCTTTTACAGGCTAAATTAAAGTCTAATGGGTTACCATGGGAGCGCGCAAAAGCGTTTAAAGGTTCTGCCGTTTTCAGTGATTTTGTCCACATTTCTCCTAATGATATCGATGATACTCTGAGACTTGAACTTTCTATTAACGGTAATATTGTTCAACAGGGGGGTGTTCAATTGATGATGTATAAGCCAGTTGACATCTTATCTGAGTTAGCAACTTATACTGTTTTAAATGATGGGGATATTGTCATGACAGGCACCCCTAAAGGTGTAGGTATCATTTCAAAAGGTGCGTTATTTGATGCGAGAGTTTATTCCGAGAATCGATTGCTAGTATCAAAAAATTGGACAGCAAAATAA
- the nrtS gene encoding nitrate/nitrite transporter NrtS — MIHIRKQYRTAIIISMVVGTILTLVNQSDVIFSDQPLNWFKVIITYIVPFCVSVYSSYATRIETTMKR, encoded by the coding sequence ATGATACACATACGTAAGCAATATAGAACGGCAATTATTATCAGCATGGTGGTGGGGACTATTTTAACGTTAGTGAATCAAAGTGATGTTATTTTTAGTGATCAACCTCTGAACTGGTTTAAAGTGATCATCACCTATATCGTGCCTTTTTGTGTATCGGTGTATTCAAGTTATGCGACTCGTATTGAAACAACGATGAAACGGTAA
- a CDS encoding methyl-accepting chemotaxis protein produces the protein MNLLNNLTINTRLLIGFSITSLLMLVLTLVGIFRVNMISHDLSIMTDVNVVKQRYAINFRGSVHDRAIAIRDLINSDTSEEAQKHINDINKLAEFYEKSHQKMQTMISSEISFSDKESSLLQKIENIENKTESFILKVINIKTDKISGDALSLLKTSGSQLFIEWLNTINEFIDLEEAKNIDTTNAILKYASMFKNTMLMLTFSALLLSVLVAYFIASSFKASLGAEPAVAADSLTAIAKGNLVQALSTPHKHSMLATMANMQERLRNTVLEIIKASYDLKAQSTIVTRGSKNIVRLAQQQHELTVTTRDNLNNMKVKINDISETAAKNKVNAKLMVDRANNGIGSMSMSVDAMQNVANTVTQAVEQISKLEALTIQIGGITNVINSISDQTNLLALNAAIEAARAGESGRGFAVVADEVRQLAFRTGEATNEIQSTIEQVQKETSTVVSVMQNTLPKVQDGQTKTHNAMSLLEDIEQSANSSFKNASEVSNTAGEQVDVIGTITEMMAKIDDINEKTVYSLDQNNEATLALDKLARVLNQEVGFFKTA, from the coding sequence ATGAACCTTTTAAATAACCTAACAATTAATACACGCCTTTTAATTGGCTTTAGTATCACTTCATTACTTATGCTGGTATTAACGCTGGTCGGTATTTTTAGAGTGAATATGATCAGTCATGATCTTAGTATTATGACCGATGTAAACGTTGTTAAGCAGCGTTATGCCATTAATTTCCGTGGTAGTGTTCATGATCGTGCTATTGCCATCCGTGACTTGATCAATTCTGATACCTCTGAAGAAGCTCAAAAGCATATTAATGACATTAATAAGTTAGCTGAGTTTTATGAAAAATCACATCAAAAAATGCAAACGATGATAAGCTCTGAGATAAGTTTTAGCGATAAAGAGAGTTCTTTATTACAGAAAATTGAGAATATCGAAAATAAAACAGAAAGCTTCATTTTAAAAGTTATAAATATAAAAACCGATAAAATAAGTGGTGATGCTTTATCATTATTGAAAACGAGTGGAAGCCAATTGTTTATAGAGTGGTTGAATACGATCAATGAATTTATTGATTTAGAAGAAGCAAAAAACATTGACACCACAAACGCTATTTTAAAATATGCCTCCATGTTTAAAAATACCATGTTAATGTTGACCTTCAGTGCGCTTTTACTTTCAGTATTAGTCGCCTATTTTATTGCGAGTAGTTTTAAAGCATCTTTAGGAGCTGAGCCAGCTGTTGCTGCCGATTCATTAACAGCAATAGCCAAAGGTAATTTAGTACAAGCGCTTTCCACACCACACAAACATAGTATGTTGGCAACAATGGCAAACATGCAGGAACGTTTGAGAAATACAGTTCTTGAAATTATAAAAGCTTCGTATGATTTGAAAGCTCAATCAACAATAGTGACTAGAGGCTCAAAAAATATAGTGCGTTTGGCGCAGCAGCAGCATGAATTAACCGTTACAACACGTGATAATTTAAATAACATGAAAGTTAAGATAAATGATATTTCAGAAACGGCGGCGAAAAATAAAGTCAATGCTAAGTTAATGGTCGACAGGGCTAATAATGGTATAGGTTCTATGTCGATGAGCGTTGATGCAATGCAAAATGTCGCTAACACTGTAACGCAGGCGGTTGAACAAATAAGTAAACTAGAAGCTTTAACCATTCAAATTGGTGGTATTACTAATGTTATTAATAGTATCTCAGATCAAACTAATTTATTAGCATTGAACGCCGCCATTGAAGCTGCACGTGCGGGTGAGTCAGGGAGAGGTTTCGCAGTTGTTGCTGATGAAGTTAGGCAGTTAGCATTTCGAACGGGTGAAGCAACTAATGAAATTCAATCCACTATTGAGCAAGTACAAAAAGAAACGTCGACTGTTGTTTCTGTCATGCAAAACACACTTCCAAAAGTTCAGGATGGCCAAACAAAAACGCATAATGCCATGAGTTTACTTGAGGACATTGAACAAAGTGCGAATAGTTCGTTTAAAAATGCATCTGAAGTGTCGAACACGGCAGGTGAGCAAGTTGATGTTATTGGTACTATTACAGAAATGATGGCAAAAATTGATGATATTAATGAAAAAACTGTTTATTCATTAGATCAGAATAACGAAGCTACCCTTGCTCTAGATAAGTTAGCAAGGGTGTTAAATCAAGAAGTTGGCTTTTTTAAAACGGCTTAG